A region from the Oceanidesulfovibrio marinus genome encodes:
- a CDS encoding sigma-54 interaction domain-containing protein codes for MPDDLFRKILDGLPLGIYLCDTQGEILYMNDVYAEIIGAAKDDLVNRNIVNVLPKTRALSVMQSGNEEIGDLCVIGEGEGKKTTIVNRLPLRDDDGMIVGMVSLCLFRNPTELKALTERVEQLDSRVSFYRRRMQSALSVRYTLDNILGESKPLLFAKNRLRNYAQTSFPVLIQGPTGTGKELFANALHATSPREDGPFVSINCAAVPIELFESELFGYAGGAFSGASKDGKVGLIELADKGTLFLDEIGDMPLAAQAKLLRVLEEKTVYRVGSSKARPVDFRLVAATNRDLLQIVQQGTFREDLYYRISALPLQVPSLAERASDIPIIADALLARMGKASVQISEDAMHLLVAYEWPGNIRELRNALVRATSVSEGQTIRVQDLPPTLQTFCKPQPDGGAGDAGRLQADRDQAPGVQQASGRPVSLYEAGVETEVACILKALEINSGNMVRTAKYLNISRATLYEKCKKYGVRRSK; via the coding sequence ATGCCGGACGATCTGTTCAGGAAGATTCTCGACGGACTTCCCCTCGGCATCTATCTCTGTGATACACAAGGCGAAATTCTCTACATGAACGATGTGTACGCCGAGATCATCGGGGCCGCGAAGGATGATCTGGTGAACAGGAACATCGTCAACGTCCTGCCCAAGACACGCGCGCTCAGCGTCATGCAGTCCGGGAACGAGGAGATTGGTGATCTGTGCGTTATCGGGGAAGGGGAGGGGAAAAAGACGACCATCGTCAACCGCCTGCCCCTGCGCGACGATGACGGCATGATCGTCGGCATGGTCTCCCTGTGCCTGTTTCGCAATCCCACCGAGCTCAAGGCCCTGACAGAGCGGGTCGAGCAGCTGGACAGCAGGGTCAGTTTCTACAGGCGCCGCATGCAGAGCGCGTTGTCGGTCCGGTACACGCTGGATAATATCCTGGGCGAGAGCAAACCGCTTCTCTTTGCCAAGAACAGGCTGCGCAACTACGCCCAGACGAGCTTTCCCGTCCTCATCCAGGGGCCGACCGGCACGGGCAAGGAGCTTTTCGCCAACGCCTTGCACGCCACGAGTCCCCGCGAGGACGGTCCCTTTGTGAGTATCAACTGCGCTGCGGTGCCCATCGAGCTCTTTGAGTCCGAGCTCTTTGGCTATGCGGGGGGTGCGTTCTCCGGGGCCAGCAAGGATGGCAAGGTGGGCCTCATAGAGCTGGCTGACAAGGGCACCCTGTTCCTTGACGAGATCGGCGACATGCCTCTGGCGGCCCAGGCCAAGCTGCTGCGCGTGCTGGAGGAAAAGACGGTGTACCGGGTCGGGTCATCCAAGGCGCGGCCTGTGGACTTCCGCCTTGTCGCGGCGACAAACCGGGACCTGCTTCAGATCGTCCAGCAGGGAACGTTCCGCGAAGACCTCTACTACCGTATCAGCGCGTTGCCCTTGCAGGTTCCTTCGCTTGCCGAGCGTGCTTCGGACATACCCATCATTGCCGATGCCTTGCTCGCGCGCATGGGCAAGGCGTCCGTGCAGATCTCCGAGGACGCCATGCACCTGCTGGTGGCCTACGAGTGGCCGGGCAACATCCGCGAGCTGCGTAACGCCCTGGTGCGGGCCACGAGCGTGTCCGAAGGGCAGACCATCCGGGTCCAGGACCTGCCCCCAACGTTGCAGACCTTTTGCAAGCCACAGCCCGATGGCGGCGCAGGCGACGCGGGAAGGCTCCAGGCCGATCGCGACCAGGCGCCTGGCGTTCAGCAAGCTTCCGGCAGGCCGGTATCGCTGTACGAGGCAGGTGTCGAGACGGAGGTGGCCTGCATCCTCAAGGCTCTGGAGATTAACTCCGGAAACATGGTCCGCACTGCGAAGTATTTGAATATCTCCCGCGCCACGCTCTACGAGAAGTGCAAGAAGTACGGGGTGCGGCGTTCCAAGTGA
- a CDS encoding LacI family DNA-binding transcriptional regulator, which produces MSEHDYVYNATAGDLSRRKSSVLGVFIPTTESAKLSSTVIAAQDVINSQGYPLIINNTLFDVHRERLQLRYCRERSLSGLLFLGYMAQNEEIIMNIARNDMPCVFLWDTMPGTSLHYVGFDNFEASYKMTEHLIQLGHKRIAFVGAMYSLVQRVQKRLDGYLAALQEHDIPCREEYVLEYQPTLNKGCEAMRRFLALQEPPTAVFCASDMLAIGALTACREAGVMVPEQISVAGFDDIEFAEHVFPALTTIRVPSDMMGSIAGKALLDLVRNGGHQLYQHTLETTLVRRASCAPPLK; this is translated from the coding sequence ATGAGCGAGCATGATTACGTCTACAACGCCACCGCCGGGGATCTTTCCCGGCGCAAATCATCAGTGCTCGGCGTGTTCATACCCACCACGGAATCGGCCAAGCTGTCATCCACGGTCATTGCCGCGCAGGATGTGATCAACAGTCAGGGCTATCCTCTGATCATCAACAATACCCTTTTCGATGTACACAGGGAGCGCCTGCAGCTTCGATACTGCAGGGAGCGCTCCCTCTCGGGCCTGCTGTTCCTCGGGTACATGGCCCAGAATGAAGAGATCATCATGAATATTGCCAGGAACGACATGCCGTGCGTGTTCCTGTGGGACACAATGCCGGGTACCTCCCTGCATTATGTCGGCTTCGACAACTTCGAAGCCTCGTACAAGATGACCGAGCATCTCATACAGCTGGGGCACAAGCGCATCGCTTTTGTCGGCGCCATGTACTCCCTTGTCCAGCGCGTTCAGAAGCGGTTGGACGGTTACCTGGCCGCATTGCAGGAGCACGATATCCCCTGCCGCGAGGAGTACGTTCTGGAGTATCAGCCGACCTTGAACAAAGGCTGTGAAGCCATGCGGCGTTTTCTGGCCTTGCAGGAGCCACCTACGGCCGTGTTCTGCGCCAGTGACATGCTGGCCATAGGCGCGCTCACCGCGTGTCGCGAAGCAGGGGTGATGGTGCCGGAGCAGATATCCGTGGCCGGCTTTGACGATATTGAGTTTGCCGAGCACGTCTTTCCCGCTTTGACCACGATCAGGGTTCCCAGCGACATGATGGGCAGCATCGCCGGGAAAGCGTTGCTGGATCTGGTTCGTAATGGCGGCCACCAGCTGTACCAACACACCCTGGAAACGACCCTGGTCCGCCGGGCGTCATGCGCACCTCCATTAAAATAG